The genomic region GGTGATGCGCCAAATTTGCCTGCATGGAATGCTGAGTTAAAGATCTGAAACTTAGAGTGTCTACATTTTGTGAGGTATTCTTTTCTCTTCATTCTTTTGATTCTCTTCTGGGttttcatctctctctctctctctgtctctcgcTCGCTCGCTCGCTCGCTCTCTCACTTagttgattttgattttttattttttaaatgtttggTTAATGGGTTTTTATTACTTTAGTTGtttgtgtttaaatttttaattatgatctTTGGTAAATTTATCTGCTTGTATTGTCAAGTCCAGTCTATAGTGGAAATTTTTGTGTGATTAGTTCTACGATAGATGATAAAGCAGAATTTGATTACTATAATAGGATTTTTTCTGAGTTTTTGGATAGTTGGTGGGTCAGATCCTTTTTGGGTCTGATGTGGGttgtttatttcttatatCATAAGTATGGGTGTGGTGTATGGCACAATATTATATGCTTCTATATTCATATTATGATATGAATGTGCATGCATATTGCGATGAGAAGCAAAATGTATATTCTTGCTAATTTaaggtttttcattttttttttgtcgaaCATCTTTTAAACAGAAAATGAATATCTGGAGTTCTATGGTGTGGTTGTGAAGGAATGGTCAATCTTGCACCTGTGGATTGAACTGCACTGGGAAgctaaataagataaatagtCAAAACCGAAACAGATGGAGTGAGGAATCAATGCTTTGGATGCAATGTTAAAGGCATTAGTATCACAGCTGTtgattttattgttctttCTTTCCATATCGGCTGCTGATAATGGGTTTCCTCGCTGTAATTGTGATGAAGAGGGATCTTGGAACATCGATACTATTATGGAATGCCAAAGAGTTAGTGATTTCTTGATTGCTGTGGCCTACTTCTCCATCCCTGTGGAGCTGCTTTACTTTGTTAGCTGTTCAACTATTCCATTCAAATGGGTGCTTTTTCAGTTCATTTCGTTCATCGTCCTCTGTGGAATGACTCATTTACTGAATGGCTGGACTTATGGACCTCACCCTTTTCAGCTAATGCTTGCTCTCACTATTTTCAAATTCCTCACTGCACTGGTTTCTTTTGCAACTGCTATAACACTTATTACCCTCATTCCGTTATTGCTGAAAGTCAAGGTCAGAGAGTTTATGCTGAAGAAGAAGACTTGGGATCTTGATCGGGAGGTTGGACTTATAAAGAAGCAGAAAGAAGCTGGCTGGCATGTTCGGATGCTAACCCAAGAGATCCGGAAGTCTCTTGATCGGCATACAATACTGTATACAACTTTGGTTGAGCTATCGAAGACCCTAAATTTGCAGAACTGTGCTGTATGGATGCCGAATGTGGGTAAAACAGAAATGGACCTAACTCATGAATTGAAGGGAAGAGACTTCACCGCACCTATTCCTACAAGTGACCCTGATGTGAGAGGGATTAAGGGAAGCGGTGGAGTGAAGATACTCACTCCTCATTCGGCCCTTGCTGCTGCAAGTAGTGGAGGAATGGCTGAACCAGGATCTGTAGCTGCAATTAGGATGCCAATGCTGAGAGTTTCTAATTTCAAAGGTGGGACGCCGGAGATGGTTCAGGCCTGTTATGCCATTCTAGTTTTGGTTCTTCCAGGGGGACAGGGTAGATCTTGGAGCCACCAGGAACTTGAAATAGTAGAGGTGGTTGCCGACCAAGTCGCTGTGGCCCTTTCGCATGCGTCAGTTCTTGAAGAGTCTCAAATTATGAGAGAGAAATTAGAGGATCAAAATCGAGCATTACAACAAGCAAAACAAGATGCATTAAAGGCAAGCCAAGCCCGGAATGCGTTCCAGATGGTAATGAGTAATGGCTTAAGAAGGCCTATGCACTCAGTCCTGGGCCTGCTGTCTGTGTTGCAGGacgaaaatttaaaaagcGAGCAGCGGCTTCTTGTCGATACCATGGTTAAGACTAGTAATGTCCTTTCGACCTTAATAAATGATGTAATGGATATTTCggcaaaagaaagaagatttCCTCTGGAGATGAGGTATTTTCAATTGCATTCTATGATAAAAGAAGCTGCTTGTCTCTCCAAGTGTCTTTGTTCTTATAGGGGTTACAATTTTGAGATTGATGTCAAGAAGTCCTTGCCAAATCATATCGTTGGTGATGAAAGAAGAGTATTTCAGGTTATTTTACATATGGTTAGCAATCTGCTGAATGGAAGCAAAGGAGGAGGGAGCCTTATGTTACGAGTGTATTCAGCCAGTGGAACTCAGGGACAAAACGAGCAAAGACGGGGCCACAGAATATCAAACTCATCTGATGGGTATCTTCATATGCGGGTTGAAGTTGGGATTCGCCATACTGCCTCTCAGGCAAAGTACATACTTCCTGAAATCCCTTTTGGTGGCTATAAATACCGTGATGCAGTTGAGGAAGGCTTGAGCTTTAGTGCATGCAGGAAACTAGTTCAGGTATGTCTGCCACCATCTGTATTGAATTGTTATTGACATATAAAGCTCGTATCTGGATGAATATGGCTTCATTACATAATTGAAAGATCTCAATTTCATCttgcttttattaaaaaaagaaaagactgCTTTTTAGCTATGGCCTTTGTTCTATCTCATCTGTTCGCCCACTGCCAATCTTATTCTAAGACAGTTTGCTAGAGTGATCCTGGTATCTTTCTGCAAAGGCATAGGATGCATTCTTTATTGGTTTCAATTTCCTGTTAAATTCTTTATACGGCTCTTGCATGTGTTTATTATTCTCTTAAAAATGATTCTTTATCGAGGTATATTCCTGCATTTATTGTTTTCTACTGTATccacaatttcttttattgtcaATGAGCAGTTAATGCAAGGAGACATCTGGGTGATATCTAATCCAGAAGGTTTCGATCGAAGCATGGCTCTTGTTTTGCGGTTTCGAGTCCGGTCATCCATTTTAAGAGGCATTTCCGAACATGGTGAAGCTTCAGATCATGTGCATGCATACTCACTTTTCAGTGGCCTGAAAGTTCTTCTAGCTGACCCCAATGATGTAAATAGAGCTGTAACCCGGAAATTCCTTGAGAAGCTGGGATGTATCGTATCTACTGTCTCATCTGGATACGAATGCCTGAGTGCTCTTGGTCCCTTGTCATCGTGTCAAATCGTGCTTCTGGATCTTCATTTGCCGGACGTAGATGGCCTCGATGTTGCCATGAGACTTAGGAAGTTTCATAGCCACAGCTCACCATTGATAGTTGCCTTGACCGCAAATGACGACGAAGATACGAGGTATAGATGCCTGCAAACTGGAATGAATGGCGTTATACAGAAATCAGGTGCGTTTCAAGAGATTGCCGACGAGCTTAAGCGGATCTTGCTGCGTGCCAATAAAATTTAGTCTCAACATCACGAGCCTCGTGGACTAATGCTACCTTGTAAGAATTAGCAAAGagaaatttattgttataaacaGCTACTTGGACCAGTCCGGCAGAGAGATGTTACATAGAAAACAGTGATAGTTAAAATGGTATAGAAAATTTGCATTTCATTCTCTTCATGCACCATgccttaaatttttttctcagCATTTCATGGCTCTAACATCACTTGGCTTGCTAATCGGTGTTTGTTTCAAGAATGCAATACATAGTTGGGAAAGTTCATGTTTTCCATGCAAAAGATTTAAAACAATCACATCTtactgtaattaattttggtacaGATGTACATTTGTcgatgaaaatttttgttgagtACTTAACCATAAACTGGCagtgtttctttttcatgCTGGTACAACTGCATTGATCTACTGACTTTAGCTTGATGTTAGTCATGTTTCGACTTTTTACGTTTCTTCTTTGGCGATTACATTCTCTTCTTGGTTAATCTAAGGCAATTGTAAAGGAGTATATTccttttttgatgaaattattacatttgtttCTATTACAGTCAATATCTTTGCCTGAAGTTTTCGTTGTAATATATGCATTAGTTTTTGCATTAATGGCGTAGCGATGCAGTTTTGTAAGAAAGATGAATATAGACGACTGCATTTACTACATATGCTAGCATCCCAAAGGGCAAAAAGCTGAGATCTTGCTTCTACTTGGAGTACTTTTGTATTAGGTTTATTCAGACAGGTTGTGCAGCAGATTGTTACAACCCATGCTTGGAGGCCCAAACTGCACTTTGCTGCCGGACGTCCTGTTGGCTTCTTTGTTCTCCTGTTGCACTTGCAGGTATCAGAAGCTTTAGAGAAGAGGGTTTAGCATCAATCTCTCAGAATTCAACTTTAGACGCGGCTCCTTGCTTTACTTTCGTACTACATGCTTGTCAACCGTCTATGTTGTCTGACTTCTGCATGCTTCGACACAGATTCATGCATGCGTGTCGTTTTTAGCAGATAGACGTTGGTTGCTTGTTACCAGACAATCACTGATTCGCAAAGTTTCATTTCATGCGTGACCAATATTTGCTTTCTTATGTTGTACCACATTTGTCTGCTTCATCAACCAGACAACCAACAGTGTGTAAGAGATATttcgcacgcacacacacacacatgtatgTTGCATGTGCTTCCTCTTGGGAAGAATGTGGTCTTGTTTGGTTCTTGAAAGCGAAGGGTGAGGGGAAAGGGCGGGTACGCATAGTTCAAATTCGACTTTCGGTGATAGCATCAGCGATGACATTGGTGGGTATTATCATATGTTTGTTGGTATATTAGAATACTGGTAACAAAATACTCATTGTTTACTTTGtagaaagtaattaatataattatcgaataatacaaataataaa from Sesamum indicum cultivar Zhongzhi No. 13 linkage group LG3, S_indicum_v1.0, whole genome shotgun sequence harbors:
- the LOC105158440 gene encoding ethylene receptor 2, whose translation is MLKALVSQLLILLFFLSISAADNGFPRCNCDEEGSWNIDTIMECQRVSDFLIAVAYFSIPVELLYFVSCSTIPFKWVLFQFISFIVLCGMTHLLNGWTYGPHPFQLMLALTIFKFLTALVSFATAITLITLIPLLLKVKVREFMLKKKTWDLDREVGLIKKQKEAGWHVRMLTQEIRKSLDRHTILYTTLVELSKTLNLQNCAVWMPNVGKTEMDLTHELKGRDFTAPIPTSDPDVRGIKGSGGVKILTPHSALAAASSGGMAEPGSVAAIRMPMLRVSNFKGGTPEMVQACYAILVLVLPGGQGRSWSHQELEIVEVVADQVAVALSHASVLEESQIMREKLEDQNRALQQAKQDALKASQARNAFQMVMSNGLRRPMHSVLGLLSVLQDENLKSEQRLLVDTMVKTSNVLSTLINDVMDISAKERRFPLEMRYFQLHSMIKEAACLSKCLCSYRGYNFEIDVKKSLPNHIVGDERRVFQVILHMVSNLLNGSKGGGSLMLRVYSASGTQGQNEQRRGHRISNSSDGYLHMRVEVGIRHTASQAKYILPEIPFGGYKYRDAVEEGLSFSACRKLVQLMQGDIWVISNPEGFDRSMALVLRFRVRSSILRGISEHGEASDHVHAYSLFSGLKVLLADPNDVNRAVTRKFLEKLGCIVSTVSSGYECLSALGPLSSCQIVLLDLHLPDVDGLDVAMRLRKFHSHSSPLIVALTANDDEDTRYRCLQTGMNGVIQKSGAFQEIADELKRILLRANKI